The Mycolicibacterium mageritense genome contains a region encoding:
- a CDS encoding pentapeptide repeat-containing protein — translation MAVFFRVLAIALGVAAASVVLWRVSASCGPFIGLLAVSPWFVAWVVSEVIREDRRSAPEHPAMNVAGAKHVGLRTWFRISIWISVVATGLAITLVISMLHWEWVTTRIGGALAPTVTVVVAAIGSAGAARTVLAQADNAERIRIDDDEELLWKRFESGAKQLADDHFAIMAAGVYSLANLADDWIRHYQRLRGIGVTNRVEDTESATIVELLCAHLRRRADRKDGLSEPDRLEAELVNEAIIGQFQTHLRMSTSDNEEDGMWVGRFTVDLRYTDLSENNWPQIDLRHAMLRGADLYSADLSSADISHANLGRSDLRGADLSGATYDDETNFDLAICDDATKWPDPDFQVVGLSAAVSFTVNQTEILGCTVLRRAGRPDRPVWRVPTGLPHRQERPATMSDTATPTSTDPVAPAALSQQNARASLLIWTSTER, via the coding sequence ATGGCCGTTTTCTTCCGCGTCCTCGCCATCGCACTCGGAGTGGCAGCCGCCTCCGTCGTCTTGTGGCGGGTGTCCGCCTCCTGCGGCCCGTTCATCGGGTTGCTCGCCGTCAGCCCGTGGTTCGTGGCCTGGGTTGTGAGCGAAGTGATTCGGGAAGATCGTCGCTCAGCACCGGAACACCCCGCCATGAATGTGGCCGGAGCGAAACACGTGGGCCTTCGGACCTGGTTCAGAATTTCGATCTGGATATCTGTCGTCGCAACCGGTCTCGCGATCACATTGGTGATCTCGATGCTGCATTGGGAATGGGTCACCACTCGGATCGGCGGAGCACTAGCCCCTACAGTGACCGTTGTGGTGGCAGCGATCGGATCCGCCGGCGCAGCTCGTACCGTTCTGGCACAGGCAGACAACGCCGAGCGCATCCGTATCGACGACGACGAAGAGCTTCTCTGGAAGCGCTTCGAGAGCGGGGCCAAACAGCTCGCTGACGACCACTTCGCGATCATGGCCGCCGGCGTCTATTCACTCGCCAATCTGGCTGACGACTGGATTCGCCACTACCAACGCCTTCGGGGGATCGGCGTAACGAACCGCGTCGAGGACACCGAGTCGGCCACGATTGTCGAGTTGCTCTGCGCCCACCTGCGCCGTCGGGCTGATCGTAAAGACGGACTCTCAGAACCAGACCGACTCGAAGCAGAGCTGGTCAATGAAGCCATCATCGGCCAGTTCCAGACTCACCTTCGGATGTCCACGTCGGACAACGAAGAGGACGGCATGTGGGTTGGCAGATTCACGGTGGACTTGCGTTACACCGATCTATCCGAAAACAACTGGCCACAAATCGATCTCCGCCACGCCATGCTTCGAGGCGCAGACCTGTACTCGGCGGACCTCTCGTCAGCGGACATCTCGCACGCCAACCTGGGCAGATCCGACCTTCGCGGCGCTGACCTGAGCGGCGCGACCTACGACGACGAGACGAATTTCGACTTGGCAATCTGCGACGACGCGACCAAATGGCCCGATCCCGACTTTCAGGTCGTAGGGTTGTCCGCCGCTGTCTCGTTCACCGTCAACCAAACCGAAATCCTAGGCTGCACCGTACTGCGCCGTGCAGGCCGACCAGACCGCCCCGTTTGGCGGGTGCCCACAGGGCTCCCCCATCGACAAGAAAGACCGGCCACCATGTCGGACACCGCCACTCCCACCTCGACGGATCCGGTTGCCCCCGCCGCACTTTCACAGCAGAACGCACGGGCTTCGTTACTGATCTGGACATCGACCGAGCGCTGA
- a CDS encoding helix-turn-helix domain-containing protein codes for MNSQSSTSGDVTSSKWVGTATAAVEIKRTQQHVRDLVHRGELAASTARDGRQILISRADLDAYKAQLGMEN; via the coding sequence ATGAATTCGCAGTCCTCCACCAGCGGGGACGTGACATCGAGCAAATGGGTGGGCACCGCAACGGCGGCAGTGGAGATCAAGCGGACGCAGCAGCACGTCCGCGATCTGGTGCATCGCGGTGAGCTCGCCGCGTCGACCGCACGTGACGGCCGCCAGATTCTGATCTCGCGCGCGGACCTGGACGCGTACAAGGCGCAACTCGGAATGGAGAACTGA
- a CDS encoding excisionase family DNA-binding protein, producing the protein MIAKTLNPDEELDVTATAVDMECCAETVRRLIRTKKLRAVKAGTRGYRIKRSWIDEYRSSTASFA; encoded by the coding sequence ATGATCGCCAAGACCCTGAACCCTGACGAGGAGCTGGACGTCACCGCGACCGCAGTTGACATGGAATGCTGCGCCGAGACGGTGCGTCGGCTGATCCGTACCAAGAAGCTGCGGGCCGTGAAGGCCGGCACCCGTGGCTACCGGATCAAGCGCAGCTGGATCGACGAATACCGTTCCAGCACCGCTTCGTTCGCCTGA
- a CDS encoding esterase/lipase family protein, producing the protein MSTSQPFTHAIASPSARRDIAATAPGGSQRTDRLTVVAQAERQAGFSIAAPNERSQITSPFRCYRQAFATSSGDENSPMRGPRVGSGRTLAGVNSLGNETMRTKSAAAVIVVPGIMGSELKEGDQTVWGFKSLRWYFDVWKSNQFRSLALTQHERDGDYGRITATNLLSSPAFLAKFGKMNPYHALVNRLRGDSVHPDAVTAFPYDWRLPVAYNGALLARHIEQHADKWSNHPAARAHRAAYPKAAANVVIVAHSMGGLVAQHAAERVGVDRIIALGTPWHGSILSLNAMSAGVLNKLPFSESAVRNLTVTLPSMYDLLPWWNCMAPAPTTREDPHPVDRALIESIGGSCSLYTDATAAYADRATNRAGEVLDVIGIGQPTSASACITDGVIHPQKEAYVRDGVGFERSAAGELVTVEPLGDGTVPTFSAAFPGHVSQSYQFLGHGLLSYAAEGVEVATHFVKNTDEPTFLAGGSELGVAAPQLIRTGADAELEIVGAEFGADVRVAILDEEGQVVVRPRFVARDGRSFAPAATEEEGIFTVRVDDGHGTPVETSYMVLSE; encoded by the coding sequence ATGAGCACCTCGCAGCCCTTCACCCACGCCATCGCCAGCCCCTCCGCCCGCCGCGACATCGCTGCCACCGCGCCGGGGGGCTCGCAGCGCACAGATCGATTAACGGTTGTTGCCCAGGCTGAACGCCAAGCGGGATTCTCGATAGCTGCCCCTAATGAGCGTTCTCAAATTACCTCCCCATTTCGTTGCTATCGGCAGGCTTTTGCGACTTCATCTGGGGATGAAAATTCGCCAATGCGGGGACCGCGGGTCGGAAGCGGCCGTACTCTCGCTGGCGTGAATTCACTGGGAAACGAGACCATGCGGACGAAGTCTGCGGCAGCCGTGATCGTCGTCCCCGGAATCATGGGATCGGAACTCAAAGAAGGTGACCAGACGGTGTGGGGGTTTAAATCGCTACGCTGGTACTTCGACGTCTGGAAAAGCAACCAGTTCCGATCCCTCGCCCTGACGCAGCACGAACGCGACGGCGACTATGGGCGGATCACCGCGACGAACCTTCTCTCCAGCCCGGCATTCCTGGCGAAGTTCGGCAAGATGAATCCCTACCACGCTCTTGTTAATCGACTTCGGGGCGATTCAGTGCATCCCGACGCGGTGACGGCCTTCCCTTATGACTGGCGACTTCCCGTCGCTTACAACGGCGCCCTCTTGGCGCGGCACATCGAACAGCACGCCGACAAGTGGAGCAATCATCCCGCTGCCCGCGCGCATCGTGCCGCGTACCCCAAGGCAGCTGCGAACGTTGTGATCGTCGCCCATTCGATGGGCGGGCTCGTCGCACAGCACGCTGCCGAACGCGTCGGTGTCGATCGGATCATCGCCTTGGGCACCCCGTGGCACGGAAGCATCCTGAGTCTCAACGCGATGTCGGCGGGGGTGCTCAACAAGCTGCCGTTTTCCGAATCGGCCGTGCGCAATCTCACTGTGACGCTGCCGTCCATGTACGACCTGCTGCCGTGGTGGAACTGTATGGCCCCAGCACCGACAACGCGCGAGGATCCGCATCCCGTTGACCGCGCACTCATCGAGTCGATCGGAGGAAGCTGCAGTCTGTACACCGACGCCACCGCGGCGTACGCAGACAGGGCGACGAACCGCGCAGGGGAAGTCCTCGATGTCATCGGAATCGGCCAACCAACCTCCGCCTCGGCGTGCATCACCGACGGAGTTATCCATCCGCAGAAAGAAGCTTACGTCCGGGACGGCGTCGGGTTCGAACGCAGTGCTGCTGGCGAACTCGTCACCGTTGAGCCGCTAGGCGACGGAACGGTCCCCACATTCTCGGCGGCGTTCCCGGGACACGTGTCGCAGTCGTACCAGTTCCTGGGGCACGGCCTACTGTCGTACGCCGCTGAAGGCGTGGAGGTTGCCACGCACTTCGTCAAGAACACCGACGAACCGACGTTTCTTGCGGGCGGATCCGAACTCGGCGTCGCGGCTCCGCAACTGATCCGCACTGGCGCCGACGCCGAGTTGGAGATCGTCGGCGCGGAGTTCGGTGCAGACGTGCGTGTCGCGATTCTCGATGAGGAAGGTCAGGTCGTGGTGCGGCCGCGTTTCGTGGCACGCGATGGTCGGAGCTTCGCTCCGGCAGCCACGGAGGAGGAGGGAATCTTCACGGTGCGGGTTGACGATGGGCACGGAACACCGGTCGAGACCTCGTACATGGTCCTCTCGGAGTAA
- a CDS encoding Aca2/YdiL-like domain-containing protein — protein MTAPSLGSAHLRTMREAAGLTLQAAADLAGVSLRTWQNWESPDSGAEIKDDVYALLDHLLSEKASRVADILDTLEDLDAEFDTGDGEAAVVSLVRYRSQEQLDRVHPGFTGGIGLHNAMLAVLVEELDGRAVVSWAPEDPRP, from the coding sequence ATGACGGCCCCCAGCCTGGGTTCCGCGCACCTGCGCACCATGCGCGAAGCCGCTGGCCTGACCCTGCAGGCCGCCGCCGACCTGGCGGGGGTGTCGTTGCGGACGTGGCAGAACTGGGAGTCCCCGGACTCGGGCGCCGAGATCAAGGATGACGTGTACGCGCTGCTCGATCACCTGCTGTCGGAGAAGGCCTCCCGCGTCGCCGACATCCTCGACACGCTGGAGGATCTGGACGCTGAGTTCGATACGGGCGACGGCGAAGCCGCGGTGGTGTCGCTGGTGCGGTACCGCTCGCAGGAACAGCTGGACCGGGTGCATCCCGGGTTCACCGGCGGGATCGGTCTGCACAACGCGATGCTGGCCGTGCTGGTCGAGGAGCTCGACGGACGGGCGGTGGTCAGCTGGGCGCCGGAGGATCCGCGACCTTAA
- a CDS encoding helix-turn-helix domain-containing protein codes for MTSRQPFQHAIQNSSIRRDIALAVHDGIPPDQLAEEFGISLSTVHRYAAEWDGADRKVRALNADQRQQIIDGCRRGARRRYEREYGARVVEQVMGEG; via the coding sequence ATGACCAGCCGCCAACCCTTCCAACACGCCATCCAGAACAGCAGCATCCGCCGCGACATCGCCCTCGCCGTGCACGACGGGATCCCGCCGGATCAGCTCGCTGAGGAGTTCGGGATCAGCCTCAGCACCGTGCACCGGTACGCGGCGGAGTGGGATGGTGCGGACCGAAAGGTGCGGGCGCTCAACGCCGATCAGCGTCAGCAGATCATCGACGGGTGCCGGCGCGGTGCACGCCGCAGGTACGAACGCGAGTACGGCGCCCGTGTCGTGGAACAGGTCATGGGGGAGGGCTGA
- a CDS encoding NACHT domain-containing protein codes for MGVNAVLVTKYDNYEDITFSESEDYAAAVAEMFASFGIEREEPLRGRVSAAELNAAVKTWNYSTTGTVVYWLGHGAGPGTPQSPGRLLHSASAREDTHDGLLHGPLADGLAKLDGNTKWVVLIIEACRIDAFVRALKECLREKSQQYMCPTLILFSSKEVTSPGSVLSVLKEVIDDVCGADAEVPLAKIAYEFELRLSTGVAYELLHVGRATLTRTTQLPAGQTLDVHRQLRAVVDALPPDERQHFVAKAQSAGSGELTWNFEGRAEERRAVRSWLDTDDAPICIVRGEAGQGKSAFLGDIVTRSRPDLCEALVQARLMTAVDSWTDLGTPNTVISINASGLTTRHLLDRILEGLGESADTDADTDRSVERVAARVASMDELVLFIIDGIDEMQEPIEGARFIGTLSARCQAKVLVACRDTPNEGRQYLSFVHPNLVQAIADAAPTGKTLTITMQEDEGAIVRYIQKRLAQPSDGLVIPDPSHVAAKNFLHARLLVDEILAEPDYLDPELLGELLQLELPGLFDVMLGRLKRLNPAFIPIFQACALSQGRGLPLADDVWLIMAREVAASDEGLDHDALAAFLRAAEPYLRIDIEFDQTVYRPAHSLLRDHLLSTLGGVTADYHVILARLCATHVGAAEPNAYYRHAATLHAKGSHRRGWWEIDRIKPSVWPRLESSRVVEDAMRDLFGRANMPSGVEELVLRHHIDAEFGGSRAVEGWAQAMREGGYPKGRAGEAPHESPRLHWARDIVRQPLFLSLTGHPGQVTAIEDARLGPDESGVLVGTNRGSVYLWNLASGGLVTEFEGLQRSVTSLCSVADTAHGLVVLGADSTGGITAWSAKTLHVLWPDPDGDPPTARRPGNWLAPKPAAVNAAAISMVAVSPRDNVSAVVVVSEHRIRVVDVHTGKDLCASRPSIRRLGSAVAVSDDVTGTRTIVIGTAGEANSSGSNAEPAGFVELNLQTARRGLKLTVPRFVELPAALMSIRFIQDAQGGFRLLLSQGQVQRWAPGSRPRAEFPVEPGEVVRLGDVSSSPLGLTDVCVIDRPDSLVLRVVDGDRADQIVASHGGASTALRVIDREDGRAVVASGGSDRTVRIWDPYSVGDRKSAHGGHAQRVLAVGAGGGNTLAVVARQGGTLQFVDGSSARTIREFSLGSTAVNLSSSVDNPGRALIAASAASGQVHLWRQNNLERPVKQEFVAHFSDRVVVDVDPTAEFVAAATSGGVVALWRQTRQIDLVAEMQFPASHVTNVKVVRPYGDLAAVVVVTDTKVYTFSVPLPLRRTADVRRTEGTFDGSARVSCLYANGRGVGLVSGADDGQVHILPQLWTGKDGLNVESGTSPRSMNLRQPISAIQALAPEAGRRVLVVGGAYGALAKSNDAFRGPLRVVEFGQPISSVSAHGAAVLAAVQGGVVSFAFGRD; via the coding sequence ATGGGGGTGAACGCGGTCCTTGTGACTAAGTACGACAACTACGAGGACATCACCTTCAGCGAAAGCGAAGACTACGCCGCCGCGGTGGCGGAGATGTTCGCATCATTCGGGATTGAGCGAGAGGAACCACTGCGGGGGCGGGTCAGCGCGGCTGAACTGAATGCTGCAGTGAAGACGTGGAATTACTCCACCACCGGGACGGTGGTCTACTGGCTCGGACACGGCGCCGGGCCGGGCACACCGCAATCGCCGGGACGACTCCTCCATTCGGCGAGCGCGAGGGAGGATACGCACGACGGGCTCTTACATGGCCCTCTGGCAGACGGTCTCGCCAAGCTAGATGGCAACACGAAGTGGGTCGTGCTGATCATCGAGGCATGCCGCATCGATGCGTTCGTTCGGGCGCTGAAGGAGTGCCTCCGTGAAAAGTCACAGCAGTACATGTGTCCGACGCTCATCCTTTTTTCGTCGAAAGAGGTGACCTCCCCCGGGAGCGTGCTAAGTGTCCTTAAAGAAGTCATTGACGACGTATGCGGCGCCGACGCCGAGGTCCCTCTCGCGAAAATCGCGTACGAGTTCGAACTTCGGCTTTCGACAGGCGTTGCGTACGAACTTTTACATGTCGGCCGGGCAACCCTCACGAGAACAACACAACTCCCGGCAGGTCAGACTCTCGACGTTCATCGTCAACTCAGAGCAGTCGTTGATGCCCTTCCCCCCGACGAGCGTCAGCACTTTGTTGCCAAGGCGCAGTCTGCAGGGTCTGGGGAACTGACCTGGAACTTCGAGGGACGCGCCGAGGAGCGCCGAGCTGTAAGGTCGTGGCTCGACACGGACGACGCGCCGATCTGCATCGTTCGAGGGGAGGCGGGCCAAGGGAAGTCGGCGTTCCTCGGAGACATCGTCACCCGGTCTCGACCTGACCTGTGTGAAGCTTTGGTTCAGGCACGCCTGATGACGGCAGTCGACTCGTGGACAGACCTGGGCACACCGAACACGGTCATTTCCATCAACGCCTCCGGGTTGACGACGCGTCACCTGCTCGACCGCATCTTGGAGGGGTTGGGTGAGTCTGCCGACACCGATGCCGATACCGACAGATCCGTCGAACGCGTAGCGGCGCGAGTCGCCTCCATGGACGAATTGGTCCTGTTCATCATCGATGGAATCGACGAGATGCAGGAACCTATCGAGGGTGCCCGCTTCATCGGTACACTCAGCGCACGATGCCAGGCGAAAGTTCTTGTCGCCTGCCGAGATACCCCGAACGAGGGTCGGCAGTACCTCTCATTCGTTCATCCGAACCTCGTTCAGGCTATCGCCGACGCCGCTCCCACCGGGAAGACCCTGACGATCACCATGCAGGAGGACGAGGGTGCGATCGTCAGGTACATCCAGAAGAGGTTGGCGCAGCCGAGCGACGGGCTCGTGATACCGGACCCCTCGCACGTGGCCGCGAAGAACTTCCTCCACGCCCGTCTCTTGGTAGACGAGATCCTGGCCGAACCGGACTACCTCGACCCAGAGCTACTCGGCGAGCTCCTTCAACTCGAGTTGCCGGGATTGTTCGACGTAATGCTTGGCCGCCTTAAGCGACTGAACCCCGCGTTCATTCCAATCTTCCAGGCGTGCGCCCTTTCTCAGGGCCGCGGGCTGCCGCTGGCTGACGACGTCTGGCTAATCATGGCGCGCGAGGTAGCGGCGAGCGATGAGGGCTTGGACCACGACGCCCTCGCCGCCTTCCTCCGCGCCGCCGAACCCTACCTGCGCATCGATATCGAGTTCGACCAGACGGTCTATCGGCCCGCCCACTCGTTGCTTCGCGATCACCTGCTGAGCACATTGGGGGGCGTCACTGCCGACTACCACGTCATCCTCGCGAGATTGTGCGCGACGCACGTCGGGGCAGCGGAACCCAACGCCTACTACCGTCACGCAGCGACCTTGCACGCGAAGGGTTCTCACCGTAGGGGCTGGTGGGAGATCGACCGCATCAAACCGTCGGTATGGCCGCGACTCGAATCGTCGCGCGTCGTCGAGGATGCGATGAGGGACTTGTTCGGAAGGGCCAACATGCCCAGCGGAGTTGAAGAACTGGTGTTGCGCCACCACATCGATGCTGAGTTCGGCGGTTCTCGTGCCGTTGAAGGATGGGCACAGGCGATGCGGGAAGGAGGATACCCGAAAGGTCGGGCAGGGGAGGCTCCTCACGAGAGTCCACGATTGCACTGGGCTCGTGACATTGTCCGGCAACCGCTTTTCCTCAGCCTGACCGGTCATCCAGGCCAGGTGACTGCCATAGAAGACGCTCGCCTAGGGCCGGATGAATCCGGGGTGCTCGTGGGAACGAACCGGGGAAGTGTCTATCTGTGGAACCTGGCGTCCGGGGGGTTGGTGACGGAGTTCGAAGGCCTGCAGCGCTCAGTCACTTCCCTCTGCTCGGTTGCTGATACCGCGCATGGGTTGGTGGTGCTTGGCGCCGACTCAACCGGGGGCATCACGGCGTGGTCTGCGAAGACCCTGCACGTGCTGTGGCCAGACCCCGACGGAGATCCACCTACTGCCCGCAGGCCCGGGAATTGGCTGGCGCCCAAGCCCGCCGCCGTAAATGCAGCGGCGATATCCATGGTCGCAGTATCGCCCCGTGACAACGTGTCGGCTGTGGTCGTGGTGTCGGAGCACAGGATCCGCGTCGTTGACGTTCACACCGGCAAGGATCTCTGCGCATCTCGACCATCGATCCGGCGTCTGGGGTCGGCCGTCGCTGTCAGTGACGACGTAACTGGTACGAGGACAATCGTGATCGGAACGGCGGGCGAAGCGAACTCTTCCGGATCTAACGCCGAGCCCGCTGGCTTCGTCGAACTGAACCTCCAGACTGCCCGTCGTGGCCTGAAACTCACCGTGCCTCGATTCGTTGAATTGCCAGCCGCCCTGATGTCGATCCGGTTCATACAGGATGCTCAGGGCGGGTTCCGGCTGCTGCTCTCACAAGGACAGGTGCAGCGATGGGCGCCGGGTTCACGGCCTCGGGCCGAATTCCCCGTCGAGCCCGGCGAAGTCGTCCGATTGGGCGATGTCTCCTCATCTCCGCTGGGACTGACGGATGTGTGCGTCATTGACCGGCCGGACTCGCTTGTCCTGCGTGTCGTCGATGGCGACCGGGCGGACCAGATTGTGGCGTCTCATGGTGGCGCCTCGACCGCTCTCCGTGTCATCGATCGCGAAGACGGGCGCGCAGTAGTCGCATCCGGAGGCTCGGACCGAACCGTTCGGATATGGGATCCGTACTCGGTGGGCGATCGCAAGTCTGCCCACGGCGGACATGCTCAGCGGGTGTTGGCAGTTGGTGCAGGCGGTGGGAACACTCTGGCCGTAGTGGCCCGCCAGGGGGGCACGTTGCAGTTTGTTGATGGTTCCAGTGCTCGAACTATCAGAGAATTCTCCTTGGGATCCACAGCCGTGAATCTCAGCTCGTCAGTGGACAATCCCGGCCGGGCGTTGATCGCCGCCAGCGCGGCGTCAGGGCAAGTGCACCTGTGGCGACAGAACAACCTCGAGCGCCCGGTGAAACAGGAGTTTGTTGCGCACTTCTCGGACAGAGTCGTGGTCGACGTCGACCCAACCGCCGAATTCGTGGCGGCCGCGACCTCGGGTGGTGTCGTGGCGCTGTGGCGTCAGACTCGTCAGATCGACCTTGTAGCGGAGATGCAGTTTCCGGCGTCACATGTAACGAATGTGAAGGTGGTGCGACCATACGGCGACCTTGCCGCGGTCGTTGTCGTAACCGACACAAAGGTCTATACGTTTTCGGTCCCTTTGCCCCTGAGGCGCACAGCAGACGTGCGGCGCACCGAGGGTACGTTCGACGGGTCCGCGAGGGTGTCCTGCCTATACGCGAACGGCCGCGGCGTGGGGCTCGTCTCTGGAGCAGATGACGGGCAAGTACACATCCTTCCGCAGCTGTGGACCGGTAAGGACGGTCTTAACGTCGAAAGCGGAACATCACCGAGATCGATGAATCTCCGCCAGCCAATTTCGGCTATCCAGGCACTTGCGCCTGAGGCTGGTCGTCGGGTTCTTGTTGTGGGCGGGGCCTACGGTGCGTTGGCCAAGTCGAATGACGCGTTTCGCGGACCTCTCCGTGTCGTTGAGTTCGGTCAGCCCATCTCATCGGTCTCGGCCCACGGCGCAGCAGTGCTGGCGGCGGTCCAGGGCGGCGTAGTCTCTTTCGCCTTCGGCCGCGATTAG
- a CDS encoding HEPN domain-containing protein, whose product MAPADPLKDVLAEFANWAYPVKRENMSLVPGQPTPLLMYGYMSFPKWNDLGELVHRDAGLVKLFPPTGSTKDRFVYRSVGGIGVVNPFNLGGTLCEAAWLVCQQKLRATPTAEQFVAEVGECLDLLRKAASGGTVMTPVKVGLAGVKLPESRSEIVLPWCRIRRAEEQDFPSMPHPDSDGEVQTTDSAGNAVSVSYRGDLVAEFDLPCVMRFADYVVGADLANREPWPTQLDPTAADNHVNVKPVDCIRSGLALAQVVTHGSLVETWRSEVDPLEGFGCSVRFANSRRSQIFPNQLSEADVDLWTEWMQRTWTFYDNIPIAITRLLRAVSEVKPRPEDTLIDAIIVWENIFGAPQESTMRITMAMARVLATAEAERRDRWEEFKKIYTLRSDIVHGNEKFRKLTPSQVYATAAKAVPISIELLRTVMQSHPDLLTQYKNGAERSAAVLLG is encoded by the coding sequence GTGGCACCCGCTGATCCGCTGAAGGACGTGCTGGCCGAGTTCGCGAACTGGGCGTATCCGGTGAAGCGAGAAAACATGTCGCTTGTCCCGGGTCAGCCGACACCGTTGCTCATGTATGGGTACATGTCGTTCCCGAAATGGAACGACCTCGGCGAACTGGTCCACCGTGATGCAGGTCTGGTGAAGCTGTTCCCACCCACAGGTAGTACCAAGGATCGGTTTGTGTATCGATCCGTTGGCGGCATCGGGGTAGTAAATCCGTTCAATTTGGGCGGGACGCTATGCGAGGCAGCGTGGTTGGTGTGCCAGCAGAAGCTTCGGGCGACTCCCACGGCGGAGCAGTTCGTTGCCGAGGTCGGCGAGTGCCTCGACCTCCTACGCAAGGCTGCCAGTGGGGGAACGGTGATGACGCCGGTCAAGGTCGGCCTCGCCGGCGTGAAACTCCCCGAGAGCCGCAGCGAGATCGTTTTGCCGTGGTGTCGGATCAGACGCGCCGAGGAGCAAGACTTCCCGTCGATGCCGCATCCGGACAGCGATGGAGAGGTGCAGACAACCGATTCCGCCGGTAACGCGGTATCGGTCAGTTACCGTGGTGATTTGGTGGCCGAGTTCGACCTGCCCTGCGTGATGCGCTTCGCGGACTACGTTGTAGGGGCCGACCTCGCCAACCGGGAGCCGTGGCCCACCCAGCTCGATCCGACAGCAGCCGACAACCACGTCAACGTCAAGCCGGTTGACTGTATCCGGTCAGGTCTCGCCCTGGCCCAGGTCGTGACACACGGCAGCCTGGTCGAAACGTGGCGGTCTGAGGTCGACCCGCTGGAAGGCTTCGGATGTAGCGTCAGGTTCGCAAACAGCCGCCGGTCGCAGATTTTCCCAAATCAGCTCTCCGAAGCTGATGTGGATCTCTGGACTGAATGGATGCAACGCACGTGGACGTTCTACGACAACATCCCCATCGCGATCACTCGTCTGCTGCGCGCAGTGTCCGAGGTCAAGCCTCGCCCCGAGGACACATTAATCGACGCAATCATCGTGTGGGAGAACATTTTCGGTGCGCCACAGGAATCCACGATGAGGATCACGATGGCGATGGCGCGCGTCCTTGCAACAGCGGAGGCGGAACGGCGCGACCGCTGGGAAGAGTTCAAGAAGATCTACACCCTGCGCAGTGACATTGTCCACGGGAATGAGAAGTTCAGGAAGCTGACCCCTTCGCAGGTTTACGCGACCGCGGCCAAGGCGGTACCCATCTCCATCGAGCTGCTGCGTACGGTGATGCAGTCCCACCCAGACTTGCTGACGCAATACAAAAATGGCGCTGAGAGGAGTGCTGCCGTTCTACTCGGCTGA
- a CDS encoding recombinase family protein, which translates to MDQNPTESAAGRRLGYARISTDEQDEALQIRALEAAGIDALYIDHGVSGAKTSRPRLDAMLADLRRGDTVVVYSLSRLSRGTTHLMELSERFEHDGITLVSRTEQIDTSTAMGRFFYTVLAAQAAMERELLIERTRAGLEAARAAGRYGGRPAKLTADQKRHAVLLRNGGIAVDEIAKSLGASRATVYRALAEGKRSSARRARRRTPSR; encoded by the coding sequence ATGGACCAGAACCCGACCGAATCCGCCGCTGGCCGTCGCCTCGGCTACGCCCGCATCAGCACCGACGAGCAGGATGAGGCTTTGCAGATCCGGGCACTCGAGGCCGCGGGGATCGACGCGCTCTACATCGACCACGGCGTGAGCGGGGCCAAGACGTCCCGGCCACGTCTGGATGCGATGCTAGCCGACCTCCGACGCGGTGACACCGTCGTCGTCTACAGCTTGTCGCGACTGTCCCGGGGCACGACGCATCTGATGGAACTGTCGGAGAGGTTCGAGCACGACGGCATCACCCTGGTGAGCCGAACTGAGCAGATCGACACCAGCACCGCGATGGGCCGCTTCTTCTACACGGTGCTCGCCGCGCAGGCCGCGATGGAACGAGAGCTGCTCATCGAACGGACCCGTGCCGGACTGGAAGCCGCACGGGCGGCGGGGCGCTATGGAGGCCGGCCGGCGAAGCTGACCGCCGATCAGAAGCGGCACGCGGTGCTTCTGCGAAACGGTGGCATCGCCGTCGACGAGATCGCGAAGTCGCTCGGCGCGTCGCGAGCCACGGTGTACCGCGCCCTGGCTGAGGGGAAGCGGAGCTCAGCCCGTCGAGCACGTCGTCGTACTCCGTCTCGGTGA